A genomic region of Cannabis sativa cultivar Pink pepper isolate KNU-18-1 chromosome 1, ASM2916894v1, whole genome shotgun sequence contains the following coding sequences:
- the LOC115707615 gene encoding ESCRT-related protein CHMP1B, which yields MGNTEKLLNQIMELKFTSKSLQRQARKCEKEEKSEKLKIKKAMEKGNVDGARIYAENAIRKRTEQMNYLRLSSRLDAVVARLDTQAKMSTISKSMGSIVKSLESTLATGNLQKMSETMDQFEKQFVNMEVQAEFMESAMAGSTSLSTPEGEVNSLMQQVADDYGLEVSVGLPQPGAHAVPTKETEKVDEDNLSRRLAELKAKG from the coding sequence ATGGGGAACACCGAGAAGTTGCTTAATCAGATCATGGAATTGAAATTCACATCCAAGTCGCTACAACGCCAGGCCAGAAAGTGCGAGAAGGAAGAGAAGTCGGAGAAGCTCAAGATCAAGAAAGCCATGGAGAAAGGCAACGTCGATGGCGCTAGAATCTACGCTGAGAACGCCATCCGCAAGCGAACCGAGCAGATGAACTATCTCAGGCTGTCTTCACGCCTTGATGCCGTTGTGGCTCGCCTCGATACCCAGGCCAAGATGTCCACCATTAGCAAGTCCATGGGTTCCATCGTCAAGTCTCTGGAGTCTACTTTGGCTACAGGAAACCTACAGAAGATGTCCGAGACTATGGATCAGTTCGAGAAGCAATTCGTGAACATGGAGGTGCAGGCCGAGTTCATGGAGAGCGCCATGGCTGGGTCCACTTCGTTGTCCACTCCCGAAGGAGAGGTCAACAGCCTTATGCAACAGGTGGCCGACGATTACGGCCTCGAGGTCTCGGTGGGTCTGCCGCAGCCGGGAGCGCACGCTGTGCCTACAAAGGAGACCGAGAAGGTCGACGAAGACAATCTCTCCAGGCGCCTTGCAGAGCTCAAGGCTAAAGGTTAA
- the LOC115707618 gene encoding anoctamin-like protein At1g73020: MKEPEEEEQPAFEIGVVVPKRNNVKAEDLNFDSVEVLVREFRKLGLIVERVIGVADEFLKLAAPLETLGRAAVSLQIKKRTHIGVDLQFEWEEFEAFVRQPDGSLFSWSERFHCYQHLIYRIENKSQSAIILKHDGKELQWEIGECLLQKLKSESIVKDVFPLHDEIKRKKLIHSWALHWRDFTRQPIDEIYSYYGTKIAVYFAFLGMYTRWLLFPAFFGLTLQIIDFGSLQLLVLPIFFISIILWAIMFSQFWKRKNAALLARWQISYPIGADDGCKILGMEWGSLQSPIEIIRKWGTDNTKEKEVFQRNEWFGRIKRFRNDAFVILSIICLQLPFELAYAHTYEVMESDLLKFGLTTIYLFAIQYVTQIGGKISVKLIMHENNENTEKRADSLVYKVFGLYFMQSYIGIFYHALLHRSFLTLRQVLIQRLLVSEVLENLLENSLPYLKYSYKKYRIRRKKKQEKGSPCGKILFSSRVEKEYLKPSYSASIGDELEDGLFDDFLELALQFGLIMMFACAFPLTFAFAFLNNITEIRTDAVKLLTMFRRPVPRAAVTVGAWLNIFQFLVVMSICTNCALLAWLYDQEGKWKIEPGLAAILIMEHVLLLIKFGFSRFVPEEPAWVKANRMKNATQAQNMCSKQLLRTMSGGERAFAQGKNSNRGSKNVPSSEPIQEDL; this comes from the exons ATGAAGGAGCCCGAGGAAGAAGAACAGCCTGCGTTCGAGATTGGGGTAGTGGTTCCGAAGAGGAATAATGTGAAGGCAGAGGATTTGAATTTTGATTCTGTGGAGGTTCTTGTACGTGAATTTAGGAAACTGGGTCTTATAGTTGAGAGAGTCATTGGGGTTGCTGATGAGTTTCTCAAG ttaGCTGCGCCTTTGGAGACTTTGGGGAGAGCGGCAGTCAGTTTGCAAATAAAGAAACGAACCCATATTG GAGTGGATTTGCAATTTGAATGGGAAGAGTTTGAAGCTTTTGTGAGACAACCTGATGGTTCATTGTTCAGTTGGAGTGAGCGGTTTCACTGCTATCAGCACTTAATTTATAGAATT GAGAATAAGAGCCAGTCAGCTATAATACTAAAACATGATGGTAAGGAATTACAGTGGGAAATCGGGGAATGTTTGCTGCAGAAGTTGAAGTCGGAGAGCATTGTTAAAGATGTCTTTCCATTGCATG ATGAAATAAAGAGAAAGAAACTCATTCACAGTTGGGCCTTACATTGGCGGGACTTCACAAGGCAGCCGATAGATGAGATTTACTCGTATTATGGGACGAAG ATTGCAGTCTATTTTGCTTTCCTTGGAATGTATACAAGATGGTTGCTGTTTCCAGCTTTCTTTGGTCTTACGTTGCAGATCATTGATTTCGG GTCATTGCAGTTACTGGTGCTTCCCATTTTCTTCATAAGCATTATACTATGGGCAATCATGTTTTCCCAGTTCTGGAAACGTAAAAATGCTGCCCTATTGGCCAG ATGGCAAATTAGTTATCCGATTGGAGCTGATGATGGATGTAAAATTTTGGGCATGGAGTGGGGTTCCTTACAGTCACCTATAGAAATTATAAGAAAATGGGGAACTGACAACACAAAAGAGAAAGAAGTTTTCCAAAGGAATGAGTGGTTTGGACGAATAAAGAGATTCAGAAATGATGCTTTCGTAATCTTAAGTATTATATGCCTCCAATTGCCATTTGAATTGGCCTATGCTCATACTTACGAGGTTATGGAGTCTGATCTTTTGAA ATTTGGGCTTACaactatttatctttttgccATTCAATATGTTACACAAATCGGCGGTAAGATCTCTGTCAAGCTCATTATGCATGAAAACAATGAAAACACAGAAAAAAGAGCTGACAGCTTAGTGTACAAG GTTTTTGGTCTGTATTTTATGCAGTCATATATTGGTATTTTCTATCACGCGCTACTGCACCGCAGTTTCTTAACTCTCCGCCAAGTCTTGATACAGCGCCTCCTTGTGTCTGAG GTGTTGGAAAACCTGTTGGAGAATTCTTTACCTTATCTTAAATATAGTTATAAGAAATATAGAATCAG ACGCAAGAAAAAACAAGAGAAGGGATCACCATGTGGGAAGATTCTATTTTCTTCCAGAGTAGAGAAAGAGTATTTGAAACCTTCTTATTCTGCAAGCATAGGCGACGAGCTTGAAGATGGACTCTTTGATG ACTTTTTGGAGTTGGCATTGCAGTTTGGACTGATCATGATGTTTGCTTGTGCATTTCCACTGACATTTGCCTTTGCTTTTCTG AACAACATCACTGAAATCAGAACAGATGCAGTAAAACTGCTTACCATGTTTAGGAGGCCTGTTCCTCGTGCTGCCGTAACTGTTGGAGCTTGGCTGAACATTTTCCAG TTTCTGGTTGTGATGTCAATATGCACCAATTGCGCACTTTTAGCATGGTTATACGATCAGGAAGGAAAATGGAAAATAGAACCCGGACTTGCTGCTATCCTTATCATGGAACATGTTCTCCTCCTGATAAAGTTTGGATTTTCTCGTTTTGTTCCTGAG GAACCGGCGTGGGTGAAAGCTAACCGAATGAAGAATGCTACGCAGGCTCAGAACATGTGTTCTAAGCAGCTTTTGCGGACCATGTCTGGAGGAGAGAGGGCATTTGCTCAAGGAAAAAATTCGAATCGGGGGAGTAAAAATGTACCCTCATCTGAACCCATTCAAGAAGATCTTTAA